In the uncultured Methanobacterium sp. genome, one interval contains:
- a CDS encoding DUF3344 domain-containing protein encodes MVTVVLAMIACGAVSAGEPLVDNQSGTVSGDLYINASTNWGPTTYTQSNTLPSYTNIQSAKVYVNTYSGSGNPSYALDQNTKIDANGDGDYNDAGEDLGTEHLVWTGESTTNDPTVYPINDHVTRCYSDYQSVYDVTNLITGNNVNIQVTNTAVDGYNFDGRIKMIALAVAYNDGDNDKVDYWVLNGQDWIAGGGDPSTSTFNTARVETGFSNATLDTVAASSADGTYSFNENTISGNLTETAGYYKEHQWDVSNYITPGASSNLTYTPGGGSLKMILATLSIREAASTPAPEANFAANTTTIIRNNTVQFTDSSTGSPTSWAWDFGDGGTSTLQNPTHTYTTSGNYTVSLTATNEGGSDTETKTNYITAVPNVDLYASGLVNTSPAYVFPGQNNTVTVAGIKNQGKDTAANILVYIYASDVNGGTTPVASTTINSLAAGATSPTLSLIDPTIRPITADTVYGSSNLSKITYRVVLDPLNTILETNEANNNKTSALKSVLYNGYCGQGLYEYNGTDINTQHTYDIRGDIAYYTQPDTAYKGVNWTTRTETWNASDLSVPSTGTVEDVWLYLSYNWDYTADGNPNWTILFNGNDITNSALAWYTDQSNYGAYAYYKYGLMVFNVTSMYNRNGENSLVMNPLDGNLNALYPSTLAVVYSDPNATRKQIFIGEQCDELGLSQSAYGTTLEEATAYANFTGMTIDLVNVNNATLHSFAGSAGPGEGNLLFNGNTIALAAWQGNSFTSSALVADIKNYLTATGNVAAIQGTTSGGMDTLQQFLVVEYADAAPVAGFSANTTSGEGPLNVQFTDASTGYVARYAWDFDNDGNVDSTEQNPTCTYNNAGYYTVKLTVTNPGGSDDEIKTGYITVNGDDLIITGISPNVGTGAAFFANEPNVISVTVKNNGTVTSSATSLNVEISGVTYTVDVPAIAAGASTTVTVTDTASHTGGDSVPVNANANPNKNIPETNTTNNSFSTSLTVYNNGYKGKQYTDEDKLNSMETQQTWEGHYDVIYSSGNTAYNGANWSEKTYQWTSSDLVIPTGATVVSARLYQSYAYNQMGVDPSWTMNFNGNLVSAIAAYKDAKGFGSYNFPYGLYVYDVTSLFNSAGNSMTITPEAGNNYAIYGAYMVLVYQDNTTTMKKIYINDGFDMLCSRYTYSVNDTEATAYANYDGVSTTDLGNAKVIAILASADETNDSKFIFNGQEYTGFWNNYKSGPQTGFSVYNVTNHVVDGLNIAGMQSYDSTGPVDTNWGDNMYFMGNILVAAYGPADLTITNVNGIPTNPLVGQTYTINSTITNNGAKDSGAFDVKFAGVGTQRVNSLAAGANTTLTWTWTPTTAGNYNIAINSDRHYEITESNESNNIYTQTITVTDNRPDITITDVQGIPANPVAGQSYTITVTVANTENSAASAFDIKFAGVGTQRVNSLAAGANTTLTWTWTPTTAGNYNIAINSDRHYEITESNESNNIYTQTITVTDNRPDITITDVQGIPANPVAGQSYTITVTVANTENSAASAFDIKFAGVGTQRVNSLAAGANTTLTWTWTPTTAGNYNIAINSDRHYEITESNESNNIYTQTITVTDNRPDITITDVQGIPANPVAGQSYTITVTVANTENSAASAFDIKFAGVGTQRVNSLAAGANTTLTWTWTPTTAGNYNIAINSDRHYEITESNESNNIYLKTVSVI; translated from the coding sequence ATGGTAACTGTGGTCTTAGCCATGATTGCCTGTGGAGCAGTTTCTGCAGGGGAACCACTGGTAGACAACCAGAGTGGTACAGTCTCTGGGGACTTGTACATTAACGCCAGTACAAACTGGGGCCCGACAACATATACACAGAGCAATACACTGCCTAGTTACACCAATATCCAGTCAGCTAAGGTCTACGTGAACACTTATTCCGGGTCAGGTAACCCATCCTATGCCCTGGATCAAAACACTAAAATTGATGCCAATGGCGATGGTGACTACAATGATGCCGGCGAGGACCTGGGAACAGAACACCTGGTCTGGACTGGAGAAAGTACCACCAATGACCCCACGGTCTATCCAATAAATGACCATGTTACAAGGTGCTACAGTGACTATCAAAGTGTTTACGATGTCACCAACCTCATAACCGGTAACAACGTCAATATTCAGGTGACCAATACTGCAGTTGATGGATACAATTTTGATGGACGTATCAAGATGATTGCACTGGCAGTGGCCTACAACGATGGAGACAATGACAAGGTAGACTACTGGGTGCTAAATGGACAGGATTGGATCGCAGGGGGTGGTGATCCTTCTACTTCAACATTCAACACCGCCAGGGTGGAAACTGGATTCAGCAATGCCACTCTCGATACTGTGGCTGCTTCCAGCGCAGATGGAACCTACAGCTTCAATGAAAACACCATATCCGGTAATCTAACTGAAACAGCAGGCTACTACAAGGAACACCAATGGGATGTATCTAATTACATCACACCTGGTGCCAGCAGTAACTTAACTTACACTCCTGGAGGTGGGAGCTTAAAAATGATCCTGGCTACACTATCTATCCGTGAAGCCGCATCAACACCTGCACCAGAAGCAAACTTCGCAGCTAACACCACTACTATCATCAGGAATAACACTGTGCAGTTTACCGACTCATCCACTGGCAGTCCAACCAGCTGGGCCTGGGACTTCGGTGATGGTGGAACCTCAACACTACAGAACCCCACCCACACATATACTACCTCTGGAAACTACACTGTGAGTCTAACAGCCACCAATGAGGGTGGAAGTGACACTGAAACCAAAACCAACTACATCACTGCAGTACCCAACGTGGATCTGTACGCAAGTGGCCTGGTTAACACTTCTCCAGCTTATGTTTTCCCCGGTCAAAACAACACAGTCACAGTTGCAGGTATTAAAAACCAGGGAAAAGACACCGCCGCCAACATATTGGTGTACATTTACGCCAGTGATGTGAATGGTGGAACCACACCAGTAGCCAGCACAACCATCAACTCACTGGCAGCCGGCGCTACATCACCTACCCTAAGCCTAATTGACCCCACAATACGACCCATAACCGCAGATACAGTTTACGGATCCAGTAATTTATCTAAAATAACCTACAGAGTTGTATTAGACCCACTTAACACCATCCTTGAAACCAACGAAGCCAACAACAACAAAACCAGTGCCCTTAAATCAGTCCTGTACAATGGTTACTGCGGTCAGGGATTATACGAGTACAACGGTACTGACATCAACACCCAGCATACCTATGATATCCGTGGAGATATTGCATACTACACCCAACCAGATACTGCCTACAAAGGAGTGAATTGGACCACCCGGACTGAAACATGGAATGCCAGCGACTTATCCGTACCAAGTACTGGTACAGTTGAAGATGTATGGTTATACTTATCCTACAACTGGGATTACACTGCTGATGGAAACCCTAACTGGACCATACTATTCAATGGCAACGACATCACCAACAGTGCCCTGGCCTGGTACACTGACCAGAGCAACTACGGAGCATACGCATACTACAAATACGGTCTGATGGTTTTCAACGTCACCAGCATGTACAATCGTAATGGAGAAAACAGCTTGGTCATGAACCCCCTTGACGGTAACCTTAATGCCCTGTACCCCAGTACTCTGGCAGTGGTTTATTCAGACCCTAATGCAACCCGTAAGCAGATATTCATTGGCGAACAGTGCGATGAACTGGGACTATCACAATCTGCTTACGGAACCACACTGGAAGAAGCCACAGCCTATGCCAACTTCACCGGCATGACCATTGACCTGGTTAACGTGAACAATGCCACACTACACAGTTTCGCAGGCAGTGCCGGTCCAGGAGAAGGAAACCTACTCTTCAACGGCAACACCATAGCACTGGCAGCATGGCAGGGAAACAGCTTCACTAGTTCAGCTCTGGTAGCTGATATTAAAAACTACTTAACTGCCACTGGCAATGTAGCTGCAATCCAGGGAACCACCAGCGGTGGAATGGACACACTACAACAATTCCTGGTAGTTGAATACGCAGATGCAGCTCCTGTTGCAGGTTTCTCAGCTAACACTACCAGTGGAGAAGGACCATTAAATGTCCAGTTTACAGATGCATCAACTGGATACGTGGCCCGTTACGCCTGGGACTTTGATAACGATGGTAATGTAGACAGCACAGAACAAAACCCCACCTGTACCTACAATAATGCTGGATACTACACAGTGAAACTCACAGTAACCAACCCCGGAGGTAGTGATGATGAAATTAAAACAGGTTACATCACTGTAAATGGAGACGACCTGATTATAACTGGCATCAGCCCTAACGTGGGCACTGGTGCAGCATTCTTCGCCAACGAACCAAACGTGATTTCTGTAACTGTTAAAAACAATGGTACTGTAACATCCAGTGCTACCTCTCTCAATGTTGAAATTAGTGGAGTTACTTACACTGTGGATGTGCCTGCAATTGCTGCAGGAGCCAGCACTACAGTCACCGTAACTGACACCGCCAGTCACACTGGAGGGGACAGTGTACCGGTTAACGCCAATGCTAACCCAAACAAAAACATACCAGAAACCAACACCACCAACAACAGCTTTTCAACAAGCCTCACAGTGTACAACAACGGTTACAAAGGTAAACAGTACACTGATGAAGATAAACTGAACTCAATGGAAACCCAGCAAACCTGGGAAGGTCATTATGATGTGATCTACAGCAGTGGTAACACTGCTTACAACGGTGCTAACTGGAGTGAAAAAACTTACCAGTGGACCTCTTCTGATCTGGTTATTCCTACAGGTGCCACAGTAGTCAGTGCAAGACTCTACCAGAGCTACGCCTACAATCAGATGGGTGTTGATCCATCCTGGACCATGAACTTCAATGGCAATCTGGTGAGTGCAATTGCAGCATACAAGGATGCCAAAGGATTTGGTAGTTACAACTTCCCATATGGATTATACGTGTACGATGTGACCAGTCTCTTCAACAGTGCTGGTAACAGCATGACCATAACTCCAGAGGCAGGTAACAACTACGCAATCTACGGAGCATACATGGTATTGGTTTACCAGGACAACACCACCACAATGAAGAAGATCTATATAAATGATGGTTTTGACATGCTCTGCAGCCGGTACACTTACTCTGTGAATGATACCGAAGCAACAGCCTATGCCAACTACGATGGTGTTAGTACCACTGACCTGGGTAATGCAAAGGTTATTGCAATACTGGCATCAGCTGATGAAACAAACGACAGTAAATTCATCTTCAACGGACAAGAATATACTGGATTCTGGAACAACTACAAGAGTGGACCACAAACTGGTTTCAGTGTTTACAATGTAACCAACCATGTTGTAGATGGACTTAATATTGCAGGAATGCAGAGTTACGATTCCACTGGCCCTGTTGACACCAACTGGGGAGACAACATGTACTTTATGGGCAATATACTGGTAGCTGCTTATGGGCCTGCTGATCTGACCATTACCAATGTTAATGGAATACCTACCAATCCATTAGTTGGACAAACTTACACTATAAACAGTACTATAACCAACAATGGAGCCAAAGATAGTGGAGCATTCGATGTTAAATTCGCAGGTGTAGGCACACAACGAGTAAACAGTTTAGCTGCTGGTGCAAACACCACACTAACCTGGACCTGGACACCAACAACTGCTGGAAACTACAATATAGCCATAAACAGTGACAGACACTACGAAATCACAGAATCCAACGAATCAAACAACATATACACACAAACCATTACAGTAACTGACAACCGACCAGACATAACCATCACCGATGTACAGGGAATACCAGCCAACCCCGTAGCCGGACAAAGTTATACCATCACCGTTACAGTAGCAAACACTGAAAACAGTGCAGCCAGCGCTTTCGACATTAAATTCGCAGGTGTAGGCACACAACGAGTAAACAGTTTAGCTGCTGGTGCAAACACCACACTAACCTGGACCTGGACACCAACAACTGCTGGAAACTACAATATAGCCATAAACAGTGACAGACACTACGAAATCACAGAATCCAACGAATCAAACAACATATACACACAAACCATTACAGTAACTGACAACCGACCAGACATAACCATCACCGATGTACAGGGAATACCAGCCAACCCCGTAGCCGGACAAAGTTATACCATCACCGTTACAGTAGCAAACACTGAAAACAGTGCAGCCAGCGCTTTCGACATTAAATTCGCAGGTGTAGGCACACAACGAGTAAACAGTTTAGCTGCTGGTGCAAACACCACACTAACCTGGACCTGGACACCAACAACTGCTGGAAACTACAATATAGCCATAAACAGTGACAGACACTACGAAATCACAGAATCCAACGAATCAAACAACATATACACACAAACCATTACAGTAACTGACAACCGACCAGACATAACCATCACCGATGTACAGGGAATACCAGCCAACCCCGTAGCCGGACAAAGTTATACCATCACCGTTACAGTAGCAAACACTGAAAACAGTGCAGCCAGCGCTTTCGACATTAAATTCGCAGGTGTAGGCACACAACGAGTAAACAGTTTAGCTGCTGGTGCAAACACCACACTAACCTGGACCTGGACACCAACAACTGCTGGAAACTACAATATAGCCATAAACAGTGACAGACACTACGAAATCACAGAATCCAACGAATCAAACAACATATACCTAAAAACAGTTAGTGTGATTTAA